In Aspergillus flavus chromosome 3, complete sequence, one genomic interval encodes:
- a CDS encoding aromatic amino acid aminotransferase (unnamed protein product) yields MSSPSPINLSRGWPASDLFPTLILQNAAVSVLSNPIITEQGLGYGPDEGHFELRKNIADWLSRNYSLSRALSAERICISGGASQNLACVLQVFADPMHTRYVWMVEPIYHLVFGIFEDAGFYNRLRAVPEDECGIDVVFLEKALKKSAIDHQPVTLPERPYRKTYTHIIYCVPTFSNPSGITMPLSRREALVRLARKYDALIVSDDVYDFLNWEPTDAADGESTRLPRIIDVDTYLDGGPPDLFGNCVSNGSFSKIVAPGCRVGWAEGTPEFIRDLSAAGSSHSGGAPSQLMSTFINDMFENGSLDRHINETLLPAYSRRARALTAAIKQHLLPLGVKFVSDSKTYTVLGGYFIWLKLPVSLNAKEITEIAFREENLVVAEGELFAVPGNNLPENELKHRLRLCFAWEKEEKLNEGVERLSRVIRTALGCT; encoded by the exons ATGTCATCACCGTCTCCCATTAATCTATCTCGGGGCTGGCCTGCGTCGGATTTGTTCCCTACTCTGATCCTACAAAATGCGGCAGTGTCTGTTTTGTCAAATCCCATCATAACAGAGCAAGGGCTAGGATATGGCCCAGATGAAGGGCACTTTGAACTCAGAAAGAACATTGCGGACTGGCTGAGCAGAAATTATAGCCTCTCGAGAGCACTGAGCGCAGAGCGTATCTGTATCTCTGGAGGTGCCAGTCAAAATCTAGCATGTGTCCTACAGGTTTTCGCCGATCCCATGCATACAAGATACGTGTGGATGGTTGAACCAATTTACCATTTAGTATTTGGTATCTTTGAGGATGCCGGCTTCTACAATCGACTAAGAGCCGTGCCCGAGGATGAGTGTGGCATAGACGTGGTCTTCCTCGAAAAAGCTCTCAAGAAGAGTGCTATAGATCATCAACCT GTGACGCTCCCGGAACGTCCTTACCGGAAGACATACACACATATCATCTACTGCGTCCCCACATTTTCCAACCCATCCGGAATCACAATGCCGCTGTCACGGCGCGAAGCCCTTGTACGCCTCGCGCGCAAGTATGATGCTCTCATCGTCAGCGATGATGTTTATGATTTCTTGAACTGGGAGCCAACAGATGCCGCAGATGGTGAGAGTACCCGTTTGCCGCGGATCATTGACGTGGACACATATCTAGATGGAGGACCACCTGATCTGTTCGGAAACTGTGTCAGCAACGGCAGTTTCAGTAAGATTGTTGCGCCAGGATGTCGGGTTGGATGGGCGGAGGGAACCCCAGAGTTCATCCGTGACCTCTCTGCAGC GGGCTCGTCCCACTCTGGTGGTGCACCTTCACAGCTCATGTCGACCTTCATCAACGATATGTTTGAGAATGGCTCTCTTGACAGACACATAAACGAGACGCTTCTGCCAGCGTATTCTCGGCGTGCTCGTGCTCTCACTGCGGCTATCAAGCAGCACCTTCTTCCACTTGGTGTGAAATTCGTCTCTGACTCGAAAACTTATACCGTACTTGGAGGTTACTTCATATGGCTCAAGCTCCCGGTTTCTCTAAACGCTAAGGAGATAACTGAAATAGCATTCAGGGAGGAGAACCTAGTGGTTGCGGAGGGAGAATTATTCGCTGTGCCTGGGAATAACCTACCAGAAAATGAGCTGAAACATAGACTCAGACTATGTTTCGcctgggagaaggaggagaagctcaaTGAGGGGGTGGAGAGACTGAGCCGGGTTATACGGACCGCACTTGGCTGTACATAG
- a CDS encoding aspartate/tyrosine/aromatic aminotransferase (unnamed protein product), protein MVKIEEFAVERWMDEYENDAKYNLAETCCASISLNDLMSFSGQQTSIIDYAQKQVYGAIRGSKALRSNIAKLYTTESSDNLSLDNVLVTNGAIQANFLALYTNVGPEDHVICHYPTYQQLYSVPQGFGAEVDLWRSKEDAGWQPDLEELKSLIKPSTKLIIINNPQNPTGAVLSRETLQGLVDIAREHNIMIHSDEVYRPLFHSVNTGQQEHPPSILSLGYDKVVATGSMSKAFSLAGIRLGWIVSRSPEIIEACASTRDYTIISVGQLDDSVATLALSTPTVHNLLERNIQLARQNLAALDTFIEEFEWAIQWTRPQAGTTAFIKFVNREGEPIDDVVLCQRLQKQTGVMLVPGSQCFGGGVDFKGYVRMGYVPEHQVMVDGLQALREFMRNGYEQLPVATA, encoded by the exons ATGGTTAAGATTGAGGAATTCGCTGTGGAGCGG TGGATGGACGAATACGAGAATGATGCCAAGTACAATCTCGCAGAGACTTGCTGTGCATCAATCTCACTCAACGATCTCATGTCGTTTTCTGGTCAGCAGACCAGCATCATAGACTACGCTCAGAAGCAAGTCTACGGCGCAATCCGTGGGTCGAAGGCTTTGAGGTCCAACATTGCCAAACTGTACACCACGGAGTCTTCAGATAACCTATCTCTGGACAACGTCCTCGTCACGAATGGTGCCATCCAGGCCAACTTTTTAGCCCTCTACACAAATGTGGGGCCTGAGGATCATGTCATTTGCCACTACCCGACTTATCAACAACTTTACTCTGTTCCTCAAGGGTTTGGTGCCGAGGTTGACCTTTGGAGATCAAAGGAAGACGCCGGCTGGCAGCCAGATCTGGAAGAATTGAAATCATTGATCAAGCCGAGCACTaaactcatcatcatcaa CAATCCACAGAACCCAACTGGCGCTGTGCTCAGCCGTGAGACTCTGCAAGGGCTCGTTGATATAGCACGGGAGCACAATATCATGATCCACAGTGATGAGGTGTATCGGCCTCTTTTCCATTCAGTGAACACCGGCCAGCAGGAGCACCCGCCTTCTATTCTCTCGCTGGGGTATGACAAAGTGGTTGCCACAGGCTCAATGTCAAAGGCATTCAGCTTGGCTGGTATTCGCCTCGGGTGGATTGTCTCGAGGAGCCCTGAGATCATTGAAGCATGCGCCTCCACTCGCGATTACACCATTATTTCGGTCGGACAGCTCGACGACAGCGTTGCGACTCTTGCTCTCAGCACGCCAACCGTGCATAACTTACTTGAGCGCAACATTCAGTTAGCTAGGCAGAACCTTGCCGCACTGGATACTTTCATAGAAGAGTTTGAGTGGGCTATTCAATGGACGCGGCCACAAGCGGGGACCACCGCGTTCATCAAATTTGTCAATCGAGAAGGAGAGCCGATCGATGATGTTGTACTTTGCCAGCGACTGCAGAAGCAAACTGGTGTGATGCTTGTTCCTGGCAGCCAGTGTTTCGGGGGTGGAGTTGACTTCAAAGGCTACGTTCGGATGGGCTATGTTCCAGAGCACCAGGTAATGGTAGATGGCCTCCAAGCCCTAAGAGAATTCATGCGCAATGGATATGAGCAGTTGCCTGTTGCCACTGCTTGA
- a CDS encoding fungal-specific transcription factor domain-containing protein, with amino-acid sequence MVVFEAGQHSPARKGQDPKPPQRRRDGCSECRRKKVKCDLRRPVCSRCTRFPKECRYSLNVISERQRPRRQDSAERPFPSPTRPAARLCIDESFTILPRQLHLNPSPFVSTKESLFFLRMFATETAPRLFPAAPGIFVHQLVNRALETPHLLHALLASASSHHGRLVGDTAATSRTTTLKFTNFAVSGLRTALSRAEEMPKAETAMTALTLCTNDICNGNRDIWRAHLSGATRLLAAFLERQAEASSVADPFDLCLVKWFATLDIMANLTGVSASPTDREPCWFLDKIPGTQVGYVDDISGYSLELIPMLAQLGRIAGRQELWKAAKYGVQLTLPGQLLEEAQELEYRIRSVTDRTVSDLTLKNHNSPLTVDLQHTHRAFVHASLLHLHRRVQLLPRDHSQVKEDITNIVNAVMSIDPFSPANILILWPMFSAGCETSFVSERDLIQNRMANMQRLGLGNYTRARDMLRIFWSSGSSKPWDIYFAEQGIQLVLF; translated from the exons ATGGTAGTGTTCGAAGCGGGTCAGCATTCGCCCGCCCGCAAAGGCCAAGACCCCAAACCTCCACAACGAAGGCGTGATGGCTGCTCGGAATGTCGAAGGAAAAAGGTCAAG TGCGATTTGCGCAGACCTGTTTGCTCGCGATGTACCCGCTTTCCAAAAGAGTGTAGATATAGTCTGAACGTAATCAGTGAGAGACAACGCCCAAGGCGTCAAGATTCAGCGGAACGGCCTTTTCCCAGTCCCACAAGGCCTGCTGCCAGGCTATGTATTGATGAATCATTCACGATTCTTCCACGCCAGCTTCATCTCAACCCCTCTCCCTTTGTGTCAACAAAGGagtcccttttcttcctccgcaTGTTTGCTACTGAGACCGCGCCGCGGCTCTTCCCAGCTGCTCCCGGCATTTTCGTGCATCAGTTAGTGAATCGTGCCCTTGAAACGCCTCACTTACTCCATGCTCTCCTAGCATCAGCGAGTAGCCATCACGGCCGCTTGGTGGGAGATACCGCCGCGACATCAAGGACGACTACTTTGAAGTTTACCAACTTTGCCGTGTCCGGTCTACGTACTGCCCTCAGCAGGGCAGAGGAGATGCCAAAAGCAGAGACAGCCATGACAGCTCTTACTCTATGTACAAACGATATTTGTAATGGAAACAGGGACATATGGCGCGCCCATCTGTCCGGAGCGACCCGTTTACTGGCTGCTTTCTTAGAACGCCAGGCCGAAGCTTCAAGTGTTGCTGATCCGTTCGATCTGTGCTTGGTCAAGTGGTTTGCCACGTTAGATATTATGGCGAACCTGACAGGGGTAAGTGCAAGCCCAACCGATAGGGAGCCGTGTTGGTTCCTAGACAAGATTCCGGGTACGCAGGTTGGTTATGTGGACGATATCTCTGGCTACTCCCTGGAGCTTATACCAATGTTGGCTCAGTTGGGACGGATAGCAGGCCGACAAGAGTTATGGAAGGCAGCAAAATATGGCGTACAGCTCACCTTGCCAGGGCAGCTGTTGGAAGAGGCTCAGGAGCTAGAATATAGGATCAGGTCTGTCACGGACAGGACTGTTTCAGATCTCACGTTGAAGAACCATAACAGTCCGCTTACGGTTGACTTACAACACACTCATCGTGCCTTTGTTCATGCCTCACTGCTTCACCTCCACCGCCGGGTTCAATTGCTTCCAAGGGACCATAGTCAAGtcaaggaagatatcacCAATATCGTCAACGCTGTTATGAGTATCGATCCGTTTTCTCCTGCCAACATACTTATCCTCTGGCCTATGTTTAGTGCTGGCTGTGAGACCAGTTTCGTAAGCGAACGCGACCTGATTCAAAACCGCATGGCCAATATGCAAAGGCTTGGGCTGGGCAATTACACCAGGGCCAGAGATATGTTGAGAATATTCTGGTCGTCTGGTAGTTCTAAACCATGGGATATATACTTTGCGGAGCAGGGGATACAGCTGGTTTTATTCTGA